AGACCTTTGCCGTGAGATTTGGGCTTGTGAACATGGGGGTCGCTCCGGCCGGGGTCAAGGTTCCAAATACCGGGCATCACCATCTGTTAATCGATCTTGGAAATCTGCCGGACATGGAAAAACCTCTTGCTTTCAGCGAGAACGTAAGGCACTTCGGAGGTGGGCAGACGGAAACGGAGATAACCCTTGCTCCCGGGAAGCATACACTGCGTTTGCTGCTGGGTAATTATTTGCACATACCTCATAAACCTCCCGTGCTTTCGGAGAGAATAACTATTACCGTGAAAGATCAGTGAAGTGCGTCTGGTTTATCTGTATAATCTGACTTTTGCCGGAGGGCTGGCAGAACGGCTATTGCACCGGTCTTGAAAACCGGCGTCCGAAAGGACTTGGGGGTTCGAATCCCTCGCCCTCCGCGGCAATCTGTGGGAAACAGGTCTTCTTATCTTGGGGAGTAGGGCGCACATACAGCACGTTTTTTAATGCCCGGATATTTGCCGAATAACAGTATGTTTGGAAAGCTCTTCGTAGTCTCTACCCCGATAGGAAATCTTGAAGACATAACTTTGCGGGCTGTAACCGTTCTTAAGGATTGCGACGTTATAGCGTGCGAGGATACGAGAAACACAAAAAAACTCCTTACCCGGTACGGGATCGAAACCCCTCTCACGAGCTATCATGAACATAATGAAGTTGAAAAATCGCCCAAGCTGCTTGAAAGACTCAAAGACGGCAAAGATGTGGCGCTGGTTTCTGATGCCGGAACTCCTTCAGTTTCCGACCCCGGGTGGAGGCTTGTAAATCTCTCAATTGAAAACAATATAGAAGTAGTACCCATACCCGGTCCTTCGGCTGTCCTCTCCGCGCTTGTTGTTTCGGGGCTTCCCACAGACAGTTTTCTTTTTCTCGGTTTTTTTCCGAAGACCATAGGCAAGAAGAAAGAGCTTCTAAAGGAGGTAAAATCCTACCCATACACCATGGTTTTTTACGAGTCCGCCAGAAGACTTTCACGCACCTTGAGTCTTATGCTGGAAATTCTCGGCGACAGGAATATCTGCATTGCTAGGGAAATGACAAAACTTTACGAAGAGGTAATCCGGGGATCAGTTTCGGAGGTGATATCGATTCTTTCAAAGAAAGAATCGATTAAGGGGGAAGTGACAATTGTTT
The genomic region above belongs to Candidatus Dadabacteria bacterium and contains:
- a CDS encoding DUF4399 domain-containing protein; translated protein: MAFAEEYFSESPPGAKVYIISPKDGEVVSKTFAVRFGLVNMGVAPAGVKVPNTGHHHLLIDLGNLPDMEKPLAFSENVRHFGGGQTETEITLAPGKHTLRLLLGNYLHIPHKPPVLSERITITVKDQ
- the rsmI gene encoding 16S rRNA (cytidine(1402)-2'-O)-methyltransferase gives rise to the protein MFGKLFVVSTPIGNLEDITLRAVTVLKDCDVIACEDTRNTKKLLTRYGIETPLTSYHEHNEVEKSPKLLERLKDGKDVALVSDAGTPSVSDPGWRLVNLSIENNIEVVPIPGPSAVLSALVVSGLPTDSFLFLGFFPKTIGKKKELLKEVKSYPYTMVFYESARRLSRTLSLMLEILGDRNICIAREMTKLYEEVIRGSVSEVISILSKKESIKGEVTIVLGGSGKGRGEISTEEVQRTLRAMKESGTALSDAVRTVCESSGALKNSVYRIALEIWEG